In the Oscillospiraceae bacterium genome, one interval contains:
- the rplM gene encoding 50S ribosomal protein L13, producing MKTFMARPETVTRAWFVLDAAGHPLGQTATQAAVLLRGKHKPEFTPHVDTGDFVVVINAEKAVLTGRKLEQKVYRTHSRYIGGLKETKYRLLMQQRPEFAVELAVRGMLPKNTLGRGALKRLKVYRGAEHPHAAQKPSLWAQGRE from the coding sequence GTGAAAACATTTATGGCAAGACCGGAGACCGTGACGCGCGCATGGTTTGTCCTCGACGCGGCGGGGCACCCGCTGGGGCAGACCGCGACGCAGGCCGCCGTGTTGCTGCGCGGGAAACACAAGCCGGAATTTACCCCCCATGTGGACACCGGCGATTTTGTCGTCGTCATCAACGCCGAGAAAGCGGTGCTGACGGGCCGGAAACTCGAGCAGAAAGTCTACCGCACGCACTCCCGCTACATCGGCGGGCTCAAGGAGACAAAATACCGCCTGCTGATGCAGCAGAGGCCCGAGTTCGCCGTGGAACTGGCCGTTCGGGGTATGCTCCCCAAGAACACCCTGGGCCGCGGCGCTCTGAAGCGGCTCAAAGTATACCGGGGCGCCGAGCACCCGCACGCGGCCCAAAAGCCCTCATTGTGGGCACAGGGAAGGGAGTAA
- the rpsI gene encoding 30S ribosomal protein S9 codes for MYKSKKTYFYGTGRRKSSVARVHLFPGGSGQITVNHRDIDSYFGLETLKLIIRQPLVSTNTIGKVDIEATVVGGGCTGQAGAIRHGIARALLLVNDEYRPILKQAGFLTRDPRMKERKKYGLKAARRAPQFSKR; via the coding sequence ATGTATAAAAGCAAAAAAACTTATTTCTATGGCACAGGCCGCCGGAAATCTTCCGTGGCCCGCGTGCATCTCTTCCCCGGCGGCAGCGGCCAGATCACAGTCAACCACCGCGACATCGACAGCTACTTTGGGCTTGAGACCCTAAAGCTGATCATCCGCCAGCCGCTCGTCTCCACCAATACGATCGGCAAAGTGGACATCGAGGCCACCGTCGTAGGCGGTGGCTGTACCGGTCAGGCCGGCGCCATCCGCCACGGCATCGCCCGGGCGTTGCTGCTGGTAAATGACGAATACCGTCCCATCCTCAAGCAGGCGGGCTTCCTGACGCGCGACCCGCGCATGAAAGAGCGTAAAAAGTACGGCCTCAAAGCCGCCCGCCGCGCGCCTCAGTTCTCCAAGCGCTGA
- the recQ gene encoding DNA helicase RecQ — translation MMEPHDVLRQYFGHRSFREGQEVLISQLLAGRDVLGIMPTGAGKSICYQVPALVTDGITLVVSPLISLMKDQVGALIRSGVRAAYINSSLTSAQNAEALRRAARGLYKIIYVAPERLLTGAFFAFASSARISMVTVDEAHCVSQWGQDFRPSYLNIPDFLEGLPARPVVGAFTATATNEVKTDIVRLLRLRDPYSITTGFDRQNLYFEVRRPREKSRELIAYLHTNGGRSGIIYCLTRKTVESVCETLTAGGFQATRYHAGLDEAERRRNQDDFLYDRKPIMVATNAFGMGIDKSNVSFVVHYNMPKNIESYYQEAGRAGRDGEPADCLLFYSGQDVRTNQFLIDNGAEANEKLPAEVREEVRDKDRERLKQMTWYCTTTDCLRAYILRYFGERTRDFCGHCGNCRTHFETVDVRAQAMHILAAVERLAGQGRRIGRILLTETLHGGRSEKLLRLGLDRSPDHGLLADTSAADIRRTVDLLIDIGLLAVTDDEYPVVAPVGPAASLTVPNPLPLKRPKGKQSEKKPTAPEAEQTALFEALKAVRADLARAEKVPAFLIFSNATLRDMCRSLPTTPEAFLQISGVGQAKAARYTAAFTAAIRAHLAGAVSGGSAPDPARL, via the coding sequence ATGATGGAACCACACGATGTTTTGCGGCAGTACTTCGGACACCGAAGCTTTCGCGAGGGGCAGGAGGTGTTGATCTCCCAGCTCCTCGCGGGCCGGGACGTTTTGGGGATCATGCCGACGGGCGCCGGGAAGTCGATCTGCTACCAGGTACCCGCCCTGGTGACGGACGGGATCACGCTGGTGGTCTCCCCGCTCATCTCGCTGATGAAGGACCAGGTGGGGGCGTTGATCCGCTCGGGCGTCCGGGCGGCCTATATCAACAGCTCTCTCACAAGCGCCCAGAACGCCGAGGCGCTGCGGCGCGCGGCCCGCGGGCTGTATAAGATCATCTACGTAGCACCCGAGCGTCTGCTCACCGGCGCGTTTTTTGCGTTCGCCTCCTCGGCACGGATCTCGATGGTCACGGTGGACGAGGCGCACTGCGTGTCCCAGTGGGGGCAAGACTTTCGCCCCAGCTACCTGAACATCCCCGACTTTTTGGAGGGCCTGCCGGCGCGGCCCGTCGTCGGCGCGTTCACCGCAACAGCCACAAACGAGGTGAAAACCGACATCGTGCGGCTGCTGCGCCTGCGCGACCCATACTCAATCACAACCGGGTTTGACCGTCAGAATCTGTACTTCGAGGTGCGCCGGCCCCGGGAGAAATCGCGGGAACTGATCGCCTACTTGCACACAAACGGCGGCCGGAGCGGGATCATCTACTGTCTCACCCGCAAGACGGTGGAGTCGGTGTGTGAGACGCTGACCGCGGGCGGCTTTCAGGCCACGCGCTACCACGCGGGGCTCGACGAGGCGGAGCGGCGGCGCAACCAGGACGACTTTCTCTACGACCGCAAACCCATCATGGTGGCGACGAACGCCTTCGGCATGGGCATCGACAAGTCCAACGTCTCCTTTGTCGTCCACTACAACATGCCGAAAAACATCGAGAGCTACTACCAGGAGGCGGGACGCGCCGGCCGCGACGGAGAACCGGCCGACTGCCTGCTGTTTTACAGTGGCCAGGACGTACGCACCAACCAGTTTTTGATCGACAACGGCGCGGAGGCCAACGAAAAGCTCCCCGCCGAGGTGCGGGAGGAAGTCCGGGACAAGGACCGGGAAAGACTCAAACAGATGACCTGGTACTGCACCACAACGGACTGCCTGCGCGCCTACATACTGCGCTACTTCGGCGAGCGGACGCGGGACTTCTGCGGCCACTGCGGCAATTGTCGTACCCATTTTGAGACCGTCGACGTCCGCGCACAGGCGATGCATATCCTCGCCGCCGTAGAGCGGCTGGCCGGGCAGGGCCGGCGGATCGGACGGATTTTGCTGACCGAGACGCTGCACGGCGGCCGAAGCGAGAAACTCCTCCGGCTGGGACTGGATCGGTCGCCGGACCACGGCCTGCTCGCGGACACCTCCGCCGCCGACATCCGCCGCACGGTGGATCTCCTGATCGACATCGGGCTGCTCGCGGTCACGGACGACGAATACCCCGTCGTCGCGCCGGTCGGACCCGCCGCGTCGCTGACAGTCCCGAACCCGCTGCCTCTGAAGCGACCGAAAGGAAAACAGTCGGAGAAAAAGCCGACGGCCCCAGAAGCGGAACAGACAGCACTGTTCGAAGCGCTGAAGGCCGTGCGGGCGGACCTCGCACGCGCGGAGAAGGTGCCGGCCTTTCTCATCTTCTCCAACGCGACGCTGCGGGACATGTGCCGCAGCCTGCCCACGACCCCGGAGGCGTTTTTGCAGATCTCAGGCGTCGGCCAGGCCAAGGCAGCGCGCTATACGGCGGCCTTTACGGCGGCGATTCGGGCACATCTGGCCGGCGCCGTGTCCGGCGGTAGCGCGCCCGATCCTGCTCGTCTTTGA
- a CDS encoding metallopeptidase family protein has product MVSIEEAGTMLDEIAETLPEMFYRELNGGVCLLPEIKREAADDLYILGEYHVHPAMGRYIVIYYGSFAALYAHLSPAAWREELKRTLVHEFTHHVESLAGARDLEIKDEQDRARYRRTRRRPDVPESPP; this is encoded by the coding sequence ATGGTGTCGATCGAAGAGGCGGGCACGATGCTCGATGAGATTGCCGAGACGCTGCCGGAGATGTTTTACCGGGAACTGAACGGTGGTGTCTGTCTGCTGCCGGAGATCAAACGGGAGGCGGCGGACGATCTGTACATTTTGGGGGAATACCACGTCCATCCGGCCATGGGGCGTTACATCGTCATCTATTACGGCTCGTTCGCGGCACTGTACGCCCATCTCTCCCCGGCGGCGTGGCGGGAGGAGCTGAAACGGACGTTGGTGCACGAGTTCACGCACCACGTGGAGTCTCTGGCCGGCGCGCGGGATCTGGAGATCAAAGACGAGCAGGATCGGGCGCGCTACCGCCGGACACGGCGCCGGCCAGATGTGCCCGAATCGCCGCCGTAA